A stretch of Pirellulales bacterium DNA encodes these proteins:
- a CDS encoding ABC transporter permease: MNLAQPDIGAEAPAIDVRGLTRRFGEIVAVSDVRFQVRRGEIFGLLGPNGSGKSTIIRMLLGILSPSSGAATVLGLDARHDAELVKRRIGYMSQQFSLYADLSVAENLNFYGRIYGLSPARLAERRAAVLELTGLGDRTAQLAGTLSGGWKQRLALACALIHEPEILFLDEPTAGIDPVARRQLWDLLFELSGQGVTLFVTTHYMDEAERCTHVGYIYLSRLLVLGKPDELKLLPQVTPPGAARYELRLPRPAERLPELRALAGVRDATLFGETVHVMVDESVSPEQLIAQLRVPAGQATARPATPTLEDVFVALTREADLRPPDDQPRDSGRPRANSGVTGPTPERDLDKPGMNANGPAAESGSRGEPPAPSRRGRTPGRAADGLWAVLVKEFVHIRRQPATIFFMLVVPVMQTIIFGYAIDTQVEHIPLAVFDMDGRLHSRELVEAFVNTNRFDVVRRVYDDESFERALVAGDAKAGLRIPPNYTDQLVRGEQATVQMLIDGSDSQVATTALNTSQLLGLNLSIKLSRRKAEAAQLAPARGPAGGAELPIDVRPRLLFNPDLKSAHFFVPGLVGIILQLVTLFLTSFAIVRERELGTLEQLFVTPVGRQGLLLGKLIPYAAVGFVETLIVLTVMIYVFGVPVRGDVGLLLSLAMLFMICSLGLGLLVSTLAKTQVEAVQFAFIIMLPSVLLSGFVFPRSQMPWPIYLATFGIPATYFIEILRGIILRAAGLRELAPSVVGLIVCGTVVLGLSVARFRKQLE; the protein is encoded by the coding sequence ATGAATCTCGCTCAGCCGGACATCGGTGCGGAGGCGCCGGCCATTGACGTCCGCGGGCTCACGCGCCGATTCGGCGAGATCGTCGCCGTCAGCGACGTGAGATTTCAGGTTCGCCGCGGCGAGATCTTCGGCCTGCTAGGGCCTAACGGCAGCGGCAAGAGTACGATCATTCGAATGCTGCTGGGGATCCTCTCCCCCAGTTCCGGCGCCGCGACTGTCTTGGGGCTCGACGCCCGGCACGACGCCGAACTCGTGAAACGTCGCATCGGCTACATGTCGCAACAGTTCAGTCTGTATGCGGACCTGTCGGTGGCCGAGAACCTCAATTTTTACGGCCGAATCTACGGGCTAAGCCCCGCGCGGCTGGCGGAGCGGCGCGCCGCGGTGCTCGAGCTCACGGGGTTGGGCGATCGGACCGCGCAGTTGGCCGGAACGCTCTCGGGAGGCTGGAAGCAGCGACTCGCACTCGCGTGTGCGCTGATCCATGAGCCCGAGATCCTCTTTCTCGACGAACCGACTGCGGGGATCGATCCGGTGGCACGGCGGCAGTTGTGGGATCTGTTGTTCGAGCTGTCCGGCCAAGGCGTCACGCTGTTCGTGACCACCCACTACATGGACGAAGCCGAACGCTGTACGCACGTGGGGTACATCTATCTCTCGCGGCTGCTCGTGCTGGGGAAGCCGGACGAGCTGAAGCTGCTGCCCCAAGTCACCCCGCCAGGCGCGGCCCGGTACGAATTGCGGCTCCCGCGGCCCGCCGAGCGATTGCCTGAGCTGCGCGCCCTCGCCGGCGTGCGCGACGCGACCTTGTTCGGCGAGACGGTCCACGTGATGGTCGACGAGAGCGTATCCCCCGAGCAACTGATCGCTCAACTTCGAGTCCCGGCCGGCCAGGCGACGGCTCGACCCGCGACGCCGACCTTGGAGGACGTGTTCGTCGCCCTCACTCGCGAAGCGGATCTCCGCCCGCCCGACGACCAGCCCCGCGACTCGGGGCGGCCGCGGGCGAACTCGGGCGTCACCGGGCCGACGCCGGAGCGGGACCTCGACAAGCCGGGCATGAACGCGAACGGACCAGCAGCCGAATCCGGTTCCCGCGGCGAACCCCCGGCTCCGTCGCGACGAGGGCGAACTCCGGGTCGCGCCGCCGACGGCCTCTGGGCGGTGCTCGTCAAGGAGTTCGTCCACATCCGCCGCCAGCCAGCGACGATTTTCTTCATGCTCGTCGTGCCGGTCATGCAGACGATCATCTTCGGCTACGCGATCGACACGCAGGTCGAGCATATCCCGCTGGCGGTGTTCGACATGGACGGTCGGCTTCACAGCCGCGAACTCGTCGAGGCGTTCGTCAACACGAATCGCTTCGATGTGGTGCGGCGCGTCTACGACGACGAGTCGTTCGAGCGGGCGCTCGTTGCGGGCGACGCCAAGGCGGGGCTGCGCATCCCCCCGAACTACACCGACCAACTCGTCCGCGGCGAACAAGCGACCGTGCAAATGCTCATCGACGGCAGCGACTCGCAGGTCGCCACGACGGCGCTCAACACGTCGCAGCTTTTGGGGCTTAACCTGTCGATCAAGCTGTCGCGGCGCAAGGCCGAGGCGGCGCAACTCGCACCGGCGCGCGGTCCCGCGGGGGGCGCCGAGCTGCCGATCGACGTGCGTCCGCGGTTATTGTTCAATCCCGATCTGAAAAGCGCCCACTTCTTCGTCCCGGGGCTGGTCGGGATCATCCTGCAACTCGTGACGCTGTTTCTCACCTCGTTCGCGATCGTCCGCGAGCGAGAGCTTGGCACGCTGGAGCAATTGTTCGTCACCCCTGTCGGCCGGCAGGGCCTGCTGCTTGGCAAACTGATTCCCTACGCGGCGGTCGGCTTCGTCGAGACGCTCATCGTCTTGACCGTCATGATCTACGTCTTCGGGGTCCCCGTTCGGGGCGACGTCGGGCTGCTCTTGTCGCTGGCGATGCTGTTCATGATTTGTTCGCTGGGGCTGGGGCTCTTGGTGTCGACTCTCGCCAAGACGCAGGTCGAGGCGGTGCAGTTCGCGTTCATTATCATGCTTCCTTCAGTGCTGCTCTCGGGCTTCGTGTTTCCCCGCAGTCAGATGCCCTGGCCGATCTATCTGGCGACGTTCGGCATCCCCGCCACGTACTTCATCGAGATCCTTCGCGGGATCATTCTGCGGGCCGCGGGGTTGCGCGAACTGGCTCCGTCAGTCGTCGGGCTGATCGTCTGCGGAACGGTTGTGCTGGGGCTGAGCGTCGCTCGGTTCCGCAAGCAGTTGGAGTGA
- a CDS encoding chitobiase/beta-hexosaminidase C-terminal domain-containing protein — translation MKTTSRTGRDRRLGMEALEPRIALDASLLRITEFVASNDDSLDDYDGDSSDWLEIYNPGVDSVDLGGLHLTDNANNLVKWTFPAGTVLPGGGYRIVFASNKNTVKPNGEVHTNFALSAGGEYLALVAADGTTIIDQFAPQFPSQFEDISYGRAMALDGATTTVVASGAQAKVWIPTSNMFDATWKGVDFNDAAFTIVGPTGVGYEDSPGDSVNFVNEIGTTVPSGTASAYIRIPFELTTLGGIGRLQLRMKYDDGFVAYVNGVKVAEAFAPETVQWNSQASGGRADSEAKIFRDFDVSFAIPQLRIGQNVLAIHGLNFPAGSDMLILPELVAQSASIVVPEDLGYFYQATPGYANAGTNVAGFAEQVAFSVPHGLYDSTQIVSLSTPTPGAIIVYTTDGSTPAASANLTVTNGQLYTQPIIVSGTTTLRATAFKLDYTPSFVSASTYLFLDDVITQSPNGETPAGWAPDGLNGQRMDYGIDPNIISLYGAQAVKDSLASIPSLSITTDLANLFHPATGIYVNATYRGRDWERAASVELINPDGSDGFMVNAGLRIRGGYSRNDFNPKHAFRLYFRGEYGDSRLRYPLFGDEGVDVFDVIDLRTAQNYSWSSEGNLQNTFTREEFSRDLQRDLDQPYTRSRYYHLYLDGVYWGLFETQERVEKFYGESYFGGDESDYDVVKHGLGDVGGTELADGNDLAWRQLFDYGELLAANPTANADVYWTMQGLNPDGTRNPNLPVLLDVENLIDFMMVIIYTGGYDSGISQFLGNNKANNWFGIYNRTAADRGFQFFVHDNEHSLGAAGTLHGSASIDRTGPFNFGNESEYAQFNPQYLHQDLLGHLEYRQKFIDKTQEYFFNGGPLTVANNVARMMERVVQVEPAIIAEAARWGDAQVEPPRNKTTWQNEINWLLNTYFPARGTIVLNQLRGDGLFTTFAAPVFNQHGGDVPANFALTMSGIGGTIYYTLDGVTDPRTIGGGVNPSSAVQVYTGAVALGSNTTVKARLRTSGGLWSGLVEASFQVPATPGDYNGDQTVDGSDFLAWQRQFGSPAVPAGHGADGNQNGVVDAGDLGLWQEYFGAAPTTVAAAALSADDLVALAAWSVAERPAEADANEAPLVDEALAVGRFPSRAFDPDEDGNWLRRRAEGDQAPWRSSRRANDRFVAEWSAADDAFAHWSRGDRHLL, via the coding sequence ATGAAGACGACTTCGCGCACTGGTCGGGACCGGCGGTTGGGCATGGAAGCTCTCGAGCCGCGGATCGCGCTGGACGCCTCGCTGCTGCGGATCACCGAGTTCGTCGCCTCGAACGACGACAGCCTCGACGACTACGACGGCGACTCGTCCGACTGGCTGGAAATCTACAACCCGGGGGTCGACTCGGTCGACCTCGGCGGGCTCCATCTCACCGACAACGCCAACAACCTCGTGAAGTGGACGTTCCCCGCGGGGACGGTCCTGCCGGGGGGCGGGTATCGGATCGTCTTCGCGTCGAACAAGAACACCGTCAAGCCGAACGGCGAAGTGCATACGAACTTCGCCCTGTCCGCGGGGGGCGAGTACTTGGCCCTTGTCGCGGCCGACGGCACGACGATCATCGACCAGTTCGCGCCGCAGTTTCCCTCCCAATTCGAGGACATTTCCTACGGCCGGGCGATGGCACTCGACGGGGCGACCACGACGGTGGTCGCCTCCGGCGCCCAGGCCAAAGTCTGGATCCCCACCAGCAACATGTTCGACGCGACCTGGAAGGGGGTCGACTTCAACGACGCGGCGTTCACGATCGTCGGCCCGACCGGCGTCGGCTATGAAGACAGCCCCGGCGACTCGGTCAACTTCGTCAACGAGATCGGCACGACAGTGCCGTCCGGAACCGCGTCGGCCTACATCCGGATTCCTTTCGAACTGACGACGCTGGGAGGAATCGGACGGCTGCAGTTGCGGATGAAGTACGACGACGGGTTCGTCGCATACGTCAACGGCGTGAAAGTGGCCGAGGCGTTTGCTCCCGAGACTGTCCAGTGGAACTCGCAGGCGTCGGGCGGCCGAGCCGACTCGGAGGCCAAGATTTTTCGCGACTTCGACGTCAGTTTCGCGATTCCGCAGTTGCGGATTGGTCAGAACGTGCTGGCGATCCACGGGCTGAATTTCCCCGCGGGGAGCGACATGTTGATCCTGCCGGAGCTCGTGGCCCAGAGCGCCTCGATCGTCGTTCCGGAGGACCTTGGCTATTTCTATCAGGCGACGCCGGGGTACGCCAACGCGGGGACGAACGTCGCGGGGTTCGCCGAGCAGGTCGCCTTCAGCGTCCCGCACGGGCTGTACGACTCGACGCAAATCGTTTCGCTGTCGACCCCCACGCCCGGAGCGATCATCGTTTACACGACGGACGGCTCGACCCCGGCGGCGAGCGCGAATCTGACCGTAACCAACGGCCAGCTCTACACGCAGCCGATCATCGTCTCGGGGACGACCACGCTGCGGGCGACGGCGTTCAAGTTGGATTACACCCCTTCGTTCGTGTCGGCCAGTACGTATCTGTTTCTCGACGACGTCATCACCCAATCGCCCAACGGCGAAACCCCGGCGGGCTGGGCGCCCGACGGACTGAACGGCCAGCGGATGGACTACGGCATCGACCCCAACATTATCAGCTTGTACGGGGCCCAGGCGGTTAAGGATTCGCTGGCGTCGATCCCGTCGCTCTCGATCACGACCGATCTGGCGAATTTGTTTCACCCGGCGACCGGCATCTACGTGAACGCGACCTACCGCGGTCGCGACTGGGAACGTGCGGCGAGCGTCGAGCTGATCAATCCCGACGGCTCCGACGGTTTCATGGTGAACGCCGGGTTGCGAATCCGCGGCGGGTACAGCCGCAACGATTTCAACCCGAAGCACGCGTTCCGACTCTACTTTCGTGGCGAGTACGGGGATTCGCGGCTTCGCTATCCGCTCTTCGGCGACGAGGGGGTCGACGTCTTCGACGTCATTGATCTCCGCACGGCGCAGAATTACTCTTGGTCGTCCGAGGGAAACCTGCAGAACACGTTCACGCGCGAGGAGTTCAGTCGCGATTTGCAGCGCGACCTGGACCAACCCTACACCCGCAGCCGGTACTATCACCTGTATCTGGACGGGGTCTATTGGGGACTGTTCGAGACGCAGGAGCGCGTCGAGAAATTCTACGGCGAGTCCTACTTCGGCGGGGACGAGTCGGACTACGACGTCGTCAAGCACGGACTGGGGGACGTCGGCGGCACCGAGTTGGCCGACGGCAACGATCTTGCCTGGCGACAACTGTTCGACTACGGCGAGCTGCTTGCCGCCAATCCCACGGCCAACGCCGACGTGTACTGGACGATGCAGGGGCTCAATCCCGACGGCACGCGCAATCCGAATTTGCCTGTGCTGCTCGACGTCGAGAATCTCATCGACTTCATGATGGTGATCATCTACACCGGGGGATACGACTCGGGCATCTCGCAGTTTTTGGGCAACAACAAGGCGAACAATTGGTTCGGCATCTACAACCGAACCGCCGCCGATCGCGGTTTCCAGTTCTTCGTGCACGACAACGAACATTCGCTGGGGGCGGCCGGCACGCTGCACGGGTCGGCGTCGATCGATCGGACCGGACCGTTCAATTTCGGCAATGAAAGCGAATACGCCCAGTTCAACCCGCAGTACCTGCACCAGGACTTGCTGGGCCACCTCGAGTACCGCCAGAAGTTCATCGACAAGACGCAAGAGTATTTCTTCAACGGCGGCCCGCTCACTGTGGCCAACAACGTCGCCCGGATGATGGAGCGGGTGGTCCAGGTCGAGCCGGCGATCATCGCCGAGGCCGCCCGCTGGGGCGACGCCCAGGTTGAACCGCCCCGCAACAAGACCACTTGGCAGAACGAGATCAACTGGCTGCTGAACACTTACTTTCCGGCCCGCGGCACGATCGTGCTCAATCAGCTTCGCGGCGACGGGTTGTTCACGACGTTCGCCGCGCCGGTGTTCAATCAGCACGGAGGGGACGTACCGGCCAATTTCGCCCTGACGATGTCGGGCATCGGCGGAACAATTTACTACACGCTCGACGGCGTCACCGATCCGCGGACAATCGGCGGCGGGGTCAATCCCTCGTCGGCGGTGCAGGTCTACACCGGGGCCGTGGCGCTCGGCTCGAACACGACCGTGAAGGCTCGACTGCGAACTTCGGGCGGGTTATGGTCGGGGCTGGTCGAAGCGAGCTTCCAAGTGCCGGCGACCCCCGGCGACTACAACGGCGATCAGACCGTCGACGGCTCCGACTTCCTCGCCTGGCAGCGGCAGTTCGGCTCCCCCGCCGTCCCCGCCGGGCACGGGGCCGACGGCAATCAAAACGGGGTCGTCGACGCGGGCGATCTGGGGCTATGGCAGGAGTACTTCGGCGCGGCGCCGACGACAGTCGCGGCCGCAGCCCTGTCGGCCGACGATCTGGTCGCTTTGGCCGCGTGGTCCGTGGCTGAACGCCCTGCCGAGGCGGACGCGAACGAGGCGCCTCTTGTCGACGAGGCGCTCGCGGTCGGTCGCTTTCCAAGTCGAGCGTTCGACCCCGACGAGGACGGAAACTGGCTGCGTCGTCGGGCCGAGGGGGATCAAGCCCCCTGGCGAAGCTCACGGCGAGCGAACGATCGCTTCGTCGCCGAATGGTCGGCCGCGGACGATGCATTTGCGCACTGGAGCCGCGGCGATCGTCACCTGCTGTAG
- a CDS encoding lamin tail domain-containing protein codes for MIRSFLQRTRLAAIVALGIFSAAPSASAAMRITEWMYNGRATGSIGEFVELTNLGGSPIDMTGWSFDDDSDNAGTISLSDFGVVAPGESVILTDDTAENFATAWGLPPSVKIIGGNTANLGRNDEINIYDAAMTLVDRLTYGDQDFAGTIRTNGVSGNPLSPAALGANDPALWSLSVVGDAWGSIANPAGDIGNPGRYVIPEPSTWALLATGCLVGWVRRRR; via the coding sequence ATGATCCGTTCTTTTCTCCAGCGAACTCGTCTCGCGGCAATCGTCGCCCTTGGCATTTTCTCGGCGGCGCCCTCGGCTTCGGCGGCCATGCGAATCACCGAGTGGATGTACAACGGCCGAGCAACGGGCAGCATCGGCGAGTTTGTCGAGCTGACGAACCTCGGAGGCTCGCCGATCGACATGACCGGCTGGAGCTTTGACGACGACAGCGACAACGCCGGTACGATTTCGTTAAGCGATTTCGGCGTGGTGGCGCCGGGCGAATCAGTGATTTTGACCGACGACACGGCGGAGAACTTCGCCACGGCGTGGGGACTGCCCCCGTCGGTGAAGATCATCGGCGGCAACACGGCCAATCTGGGGCGCAACGACGAAATCAACATCTACGACGCGGCGATGACGCTCGTCGATCGGCTCACCTACGGCGACCAGGATTTTGCCGGCACGATTCGCACCAACGGCGTCAGCGGCAATCCGCTCTCGCCGGCGGCGTTGGGCGCCAACGACCCGGCCTTGTGGTCCTTGTCGGTCGTCGGCGACGCCTGGGGTTCGATTGCAAACCCGGCAGGCGACATCGGCAACCCGGGCCGCTATGTCATCCCCGAGCCATCGACCTGGGCATTGCTCGCGACCGGATGCCTCGTCGGATGGGTGCGGCGTCGTCGGTAG
- a CDS encoding ABC transporter ATP-binding protein, protein MYHHQSSRRRFERFRQAYREKRTEQFAAEEYGPSGDSSDRAERPERRRYMRQYAAWLRPHRRDAALLTGLAVAVAVLDMAQPLFMRQIVDGVLTRDDLPRDDKYRLLTMLGGGFLAFIVLAKGVEATRNMRQRLLNVRVVQSLRRALYERLLRLPLEQITTMKTGGIISRLTGDIDRTSGLLQLAIISPAVSLLRLTVAVGILLAINWRLALTAICILPPAVILSTIIAGRVRPIYRSMRKENAAIDARVSETFGGIRVVRSFQREVREKAGYLAGRHTIARKEMFAHRRELALWSCWGLLLAGMNVVIVWMGGWMMIAGDATIGDIWAFQWYTMLLLEPVWQIVNSFSEMQRSLAGMERVFEVLESPAEKPDRPDALPAPRRVEELRFEHVDFEYEPGSPVVRDLNLTVPGGSVVALVGRSGAGKTTVTDLIARFHDPTSGRILLNGVDVRDLRLASYRQLLGVVQQDTFLFDGSIRENIAYGRPRATLDEVVEAAVRANAHEFIAELADGYDAVIGERGVRLSGGQAQRLSIARALLADPQILILDEATSNLDTASEQLIQQSLDELMHTRTTFVIAHRLSTVAAADLILVFDAGRVVEQGSHTDLLARGGAYADMVARQRDAMASDFAELGS, encoded by the coding sequence TTGTATCACCACCAGTCTTCCCGTCGCCGGTTCGAACGCTTTCGCCAAGCCTACCGCGAGAAGCGGACCGAGCAATTCGCCGCCGAGGAGTACGGCCCCTCCGGCGACAGCAGCGACCGGGCCGAGCGGCCCGAGCGGCGGCGCTACATGCGGCAGTACGCCGCGTGGCTGCGCCCCCATCGTCGCGACGCGGCGTTATTGACCGGTTTGGCAGTGGCGGTCGCCGTGCTCGACATGGCTCAGCCGCTGTTCATGCGGCAGATCGTCGACGGGGTGCTGACTCGCGACGACCTGCCGCGCGATGACAAATACCGCCTGCTGACCATGCTGGGGGGCGGGTTCCTGGCGTTCATCGTCCTGGCCAAAGGGGTCGAAGCGACGCGGAACATGCGCCAGCGACTGCTCAACGTACGGGTCGTTCAGTCGCTCCGCCGAGCGTTGTACGAGCGGCTGTTGCGGTTGCCGCTCGAGCAGATAACGACCATGAAGACCGGCGGCATCATCAGCCGCTTGACCGGCGACATCGACCGCACTTCGGGGCTGTTGCAGTTGGCGATCATCTCGCCCGCGGTGTCGTTGTTGCGGCTGACCGTGGCCGTGGGGATTCTGCTGGCGATCAATTGGCGGCTGGCGCTGACGGCCATCTGCATCCTGCCGCCGGCGGTGATCCTGAGCACGATCATCGCCGGACGGGTGCGGCCGATCTACCGCTCGATGCGCAAGGAAAACGCGGCGATCGACGCCCGGGTGAGCGAAACGTTCGGCGGGATCCGCGTGGTCCGGTCGTTCCAGCGGGAAGTGCGCGAGAAGGCCGGCTATCTCGCCGGTCGGCACACGATCGCCCGCAAGGAGATGTTCGCCCACCGGCGCGAGTTGGCGTTGTGGTCGTGCTGGGGGCTGCTGCTGGCGGGCATGAACGTGGTGATCGTGTGGATGGGGGGCTGGATGATGATCGCCGGCGACGCGACGATCGGCGACATCTGGGCCTTTCAGTGGTACACGATGCTGCTGCTGGAGCCGGTGTGGCAAATCGTCAACTCGTTCAGCGAAATGCAGCGCTCGCTCGCGGGGATGGAGCGGGTGTTCGAGGTCCTCGAATCGCCGGCCGAGAAGCCCGATCGCCCTGACGCGCTCCCCGCCCCGCGGCGGGTCGAAGAACTCCGCTTCGAACACGTCGATTTCGAGTACGAGCCAGGCTCGCCGGTCGTGCGCGATCTCAATCTCACGGTCCCGGGGGGAAGCGTCGTCGCCCTGGTCGGACGGAGCGGGGCCGGCAAGACGACCGTCACCGATCTCATCGCCCGGTTTCACGACCCGACCTCGGGACGAATCCTGCTCAACGGCGTCGATGTGCGCGATCTGCGACTGGCGTCGTACCGACAACTGCTAGGCGTCGTTCAGCAGGACACGTTCTTGTTCGACGGCTCGATCCGCGAGAACATCGCCTACGGTCGTCCCCGGGCGACGCTCGACGAGGTGGTCGAGGCGGCCGTACGGGCGAACGCCCACGAATTCATCGCCGAGTTGGCCGACGGATACGACGCCGTGATCGGCGAGCGGGGCGTCCGGTTGAGCGGCGGACAAGCCCAGCGGCTGTCGATCGCGCGGGCCTTGCTCGCCGATCCGCAGATCCTGATCCTCGACGAGGCGACCAGCAATCTCGACACGGCCAGCGAGCAGCTCATCCAACAGTCGCTGGACGAGTTGATGCACACCCGCACCACGTTCGTCATCGCCCATCGGCTGAGCACGGTCGCGGCGGCGGACCTCATCCTGGTGTTCGACGCGGGCCGGGTCGTCGAGCAAGGGTCCCACACGGATCTGCTGGCCCGCGGCGGGGCGTACGCCGACATGGTCGCCCGGCAGCGCGACGCGATGGCGAGCGATTTCGCAGAGCTGGGATCGTAG